In the Helianthus annuus cultivar XRQ/B chromosome 11, HanXRQr2.0-SUNRISE, whole genome shotgun sequence genome, one interval contains:
- the LOC110886349 gene encoding uncharacterized protein LOC110886349 codes for MPDGHCGFRSVAVGLGMDQSSWGLIRRDLVQEMDQNESIWFPIFEAWAEGYFYTHRQGLIWDSVAGCGENHWMDFPFAGLLIAQTYGIGVHLLTTTMGASSTYFPILSPPANQQPLFITLTHVNENHFIHVKLEGDYPMPPAHGLWLTHRRPHTEQWEDMYLPRLEWYTSIMNPRPRSNPSLNYIDSYTEE; via the coding sequence ATGCCGgacggtcattgtgggtttcgGTCTGTGGCTGTGGGCTTAGGGATGGATCAGAGTTCATGGGGGCTTATTAGAAGGGACCTTGTCCAAGAAATGGATCAGAACGAATCGATCTGGTTCCCAATATTTGAAGCATGGGCTGAAGGTTATTTTTACACGCATCGTCAGGGCCTAATTTGGGATTCAGTGGCCGGTTGTGGGGAGAATCACTGGATGGACTTCCCCTTTGCAGGACTTCTTATTGCACAAACGTACGGTATCGGGGTGCACCTGTTAACGACAACCATGGGTGCGAGTTCCACTTACTTCCCAATACTAAGTCCTCCGGCTAATCAACAACCATTATTCATAACGCTTACACATGTTAACGAGAACCACTTCATACATGTTAAGCTGGAAGGGGATTATCCTATGCCACCAGCACACGGGCTATGGTTGACCCACCGAAGACCCCATACAGAACAATGGGAAGATATGTACTTGCCACGTCTAGAATGGTATACATCGATAATGAATCCTCGGCCAAGATCAAACCCCAGTCTTAATTACATAGATAGTTACACGgaagaatga